ATGAGGAAAATTATGAAAAAATATGTATTTCTACGATTTTTATGTTTAAATATTTTAGGTTGTATTGATAATATAGCGCTAAATAAACCAGTTTTTTGTTCAAGTTATATGGATAATTACCCTTCATTTCATCATCTTCCATATATCCATACGGTGGATATTTTTCCACCCATATTGTAAGCGACGGAGAACCTCCTTCCATTGGTTGGGAAGTATCATTCGCCGATATCGATACCGCAAGAAATAACAGAACTACTAATATTGTTGCTACCTTTTTCATACACTCTCCTTTTATAATTCTCGTCGATTTGCAATAGACTTCCCAAAACCCACTACCGGTAGTAAGAATTCCGGGGACACCTTACTTAATTTAATTCAAACTTTCACGGGTTTTTAGGCCGCCTTTGATAATATCTGAATTAAGTAAGGTGTCCCCGGAACTCTCGAAGGCGTTGCTCATTCTCACAGAACAGTTCATACAATCCTGCCCAGAGCATATAATCTTCTCGATCATCACGGATTCCAGCTTGAAATTGCTGATAGAACTCTTGGGTGCTGAGGTGATAGGTATCCTCAAACTGTTGGAGATCCAGACGAATATTGAGCAGACTCTTCTTGAATTCGGTCACCTGATAATCCAGCAAATTTTGGACAAACCGTTCCTGATCAGGAATGACTTGGAGCAGTTTTTTAAGCCGTTGCTCGGTATGTGGTTGAATGTCTAATTGTAACTGAAGCATATTCATCTTCCCCTATTATTTATTATTTTCAAATACGCATGTGAATCTGTTTCCGAACGTGCCCAACAACCGCATAAGTGGCGAGCTTTAGCGAGTCCACTTCATGCGGCTGGTTGGAAGGCGATTAGTCCTTATTTTTGCTATGTCCGTCAAAATCCTTATTTACGACTATTTTGCTGACTATCCAGTATTCTTAGCCTTAATCAGCCAAACAATGCGTCAGTTTTTCGAGTGGCAAAATTGTTAATTTCATTTTACTCTCTCGCTATTTTATTTTTTATTTGTCTGATTAAATGTCCAAAATTATATAATAACATTCTTTTAACTTTATTATTTGGAGGTTTAGGTGGAATATCTGAAGCACTACGTACTACACAATTTTTACATACTTTATCCAAATTCCCTGTAATAAGATTATGTCTAATTTGATTCAGCCCATAAGAATTATACCAAATATCTATTAATGAATGTGATTCCATAGTTTCACTAATATCACTATCACGATAACAACAAGTATTAAATCTTCCATCAGGTTTAATAAACATAATATTCCATTGATCTAAACAAAGACGATAATTTTTTTCATCATTTTCTGTCTGAGGAATGCTTTCTATCTTAGAAATACTGCTGTTCTTTTCATTCCAAGTTATTTTAGGTTCGTCAAATATATCATCATTTAAACTATTAAATTTTATATTTAATTTCTTCGACAAATCTCTTGCACTACAAAAAGAACTATAAGCGACGATCTTTTCTTGTTCGGTCATTTTGTTTAAAGTAAAATCTTCTGTATTGAGATCTATATAAGGAGTTAATGGTTGTGTAACTATATGTTTTACATTAAATGTATGTGCAATATTAACAATTTTTTCTAATTCAAAAATACTTTTATTTGTTAAAGTAATCGCAAAACAAATATAAGGTATTGTTGATTTAAGATTAGTCTTATATTCATTAAATATTGATAAATTATCCATTAACCTATTAAAGTTTCCTTTGCCACGTATCTCATCAAAAGTTTCTTCCGTCCCTCCGTCCACTGAAATAGTAATATGATCAACTTTTTGCATTATAATAGTCTTTCCAATTCTTCCTAAATTGGAACCATTTGTATTAAAACCAATATTAACCTTTGAAATTTTTTTTCGAATATATATAATTAAATCTTCAAACCATGGAAGGATAGTTGATTCTCCGTGTCCACTTAATCCAATAACTATAGGAGGATAATTCATTAAAGAAAGCTCATCAATTATTTTGAAAGCATTTTCACGGTTCATTACTATTCCTTTATACGAAGGCAAGCTTACTGCGCAATGTTTGCAAGAATAATTACACACCGTACTTAATTCTATATTAACCTGAAATGGTGAAAGAATGTTCATATTATGGCTTACCTCCGTTAATAATTTCTCTACCGATTCGTTGATATTCTTTTTTGACTATCTCCATATCTCTAACACCTATCGCCATTTCTGCTTCCTCTGAAGGAACCAAATTTTCGGTAGAAAAACTAGGCCAAAGAAATGTAAAAAGCCCTATAACTTCTTTATTCATTCTTGCCAAATTGTAGTATTGTCTTGCTTTATTTACAATTTCGAGTTGACGATATATCGTAGGAGATATGTAAGAAGGTGGTTTAGAAATAATACAACCTTCAGGGGTAAGAAAGATTTTTTGGTTTGTGTTTATTTGCTTTTTTAGAAACTCAAAACCAGTTTTAATATCATCAAAATCTTTATATATATCGAAAGTTATCCAATCATAGCCTTCTGGAATACTCCATCCATTTTCAGACATAGACTTATAAGCGAAAGTTACTATAATAGGTATACTTGGAAACCTTTTTTTGATAGTATCGTTTCCAAGTTTACAAAGTTCTTTTGTAAAACCATGTAAAAAAGGTTCATCAACTGGATAAAATGCTAAAATATTATCAACGTATGGAGCTATTATATTTGCATATTCATCCCAAATTGAATCTCCTATAAAAATAGGTGTATTAGTTTCATCTTTCTTAAATAAATAATTAGCGCAATATAATATTGCCTTCATATTGCGTTCTTTAGCTTCTTGAAGTTTTTTAACTTCATTTCCACTGATAAATACAAAATTACAATGATCTGAAAATTCAGACATATAATTATTCTTCGACATCCCCCCATGATCTCCAGCTCCCCAGTGATAACCAAAATAACGAAGATGTCCTTTAAAATTTTGATCTTCTTTAATTTTTTCCATCTCGGCATTAGTACCCATTACTTTAATTTCCTTCCATGAAACCCATGAAGGACTATGTTTAGTAACAACTTTAACATATCGTACATTCGATATAGCATTTGAACATGTATATTTTAATTCTTGTCCATCTGTTGTGTACCCAATAAATGTATAAATTAAACTATAGTTTCTTGATGAATCACCAAAATAAAGTTCATGAGTAGTATTACCGGAAGGATTTTGTGAAACAAATAAAGATACAAACTCTACGGAACTTTCACACCCAAGATCAATTTCTATCCATCCATTTGCATACTGTCCGGAATTCCATGTTGAATTATTATCTCCGTCTATAGCTAAAATTGCAGGGTAATTATCCATATAACTTGAACAAAAAACTGGTTTATTTAGCGCTATATTATCAATACAACCTAAAATATTTAAACATAAAAATAGTAGAAATACATATTTTTTCATAATTTTCCTCATTAATATAATTAATTTATAATTTATGGTAATATACACTTGAGTTCGGACTGTTTATGGCAAAACAATCCTTTGATTCTCGAGGATTTTTTTATAAATTTTGGAATGAAGTCAACTGTATATTACCATAGTAATGGTTGAGTTTTTCTCATGGTTTTATTTTAACTTCAATATTTCGTTTTAAATTTTGACGCTTTTATCACCACCTTTCATTTTTTTCGAAAGCGTTGTTTTTTTTACGGAAGTGGATTTCTTAAATTTCGTCCGTTTTACCCACATATAAAAATTGATTTATTCCGCTTCTTTTATTTTTTTCCTGAGAACAGGCAATTATTAAATTTCGTCCGTTTCTCCCGCATATAAAAATTGCTTTATTCCGCTTCTTTTTTAACGACGTTATTTCCCTCATACACCCAATTCTTAACCATACTCCCAACAACCGCATAAGTGGCGAGCTTTAGCGAGTCCACTTCATGCGATTGGTTGGGTGGCGATTAGCAATCCCACATGCGCTAATCGCGCCTGCGCATTCAAGAGGAAACCATCAAATTTTTAACAAATTGAAATAACTACAAAAAATTTTTGGTCTCATAGGAGACCGCATTTTTTGTTTTTTTGCCTCAGCCCGTATTATATTTTTTTTTAACGGGCGGCCAAATTTCTATTATGACCATTTTTTTGCTGATTATTAAAATGACATATCATTTCTATTTTTAAAGAGCAAAACTTGTATCTCTAATATTTTTAGCCTTAATCAGCTGAACTGAGTATCATTTTTTTACGACGTTATTTCCTGACATACGCCCAATTTTTAAATTCCGTTATTTTTTCTTGAGCTCGTTGTTTTTTTTTCTAACGAATATATAAATTGATTTATTCCGCTTTTTATAAATGTCTCGCGGCGACTAACTAAAAACATCAATAGTTGGGACAACCTGTTTTTTTATTGCTGCCAATTAACGCACCTTTCGGTGCTTTTATGAAACTTCAACCCTGATTTGATTAAAACATATTCCCGAACTCACTGAACTTTTATAATTGTACGTGTGAATCCGTTGTTATCACTCAAAGTCAATATATTTCCACTAACTGAAATTGTCATGAGACCCATATCAGAAAATCCCCACTCCCCATTGGTGTCCACTATCACATTGGCGGTAAAAGCTCCTGTAGTTGAATTCCATGTATAAGTCCCGGTTTCTATACCATCATGGCCGGTAGGGTCATTATTGTTCCCATCCTGAGCAAATATAAAATGAGTGTCATCAAGAAACGTTATAACAACGGTATTACCTGAACTTGTATCACGACTTACCCAGCTCCCGATAAGCGAGCCAGCAATATTTATTATTTTTGTGAAAGGCTCTTTTTCCCAGCACGTAGGTCTGGTTAATGGAGTTGTTCCATCTTCACAGTTAGCTTTAGTATCGCCAAGATAGAGTGTATTTCCATCAAGTTTAACAATATTATATGAGGTTGTCCCCGCAGTTGGCATACCTTCTTTTCCGCTAACATCCTTAGCTATATCTTTTTTCCAATCTGTATATCCTAAATAGATAGCCTTATTCAAAGCTTGAGCGAATGAATCATGGAGTGGCGTAAATTTAATTGAAGAAAATTTCATATCAACTTCTTTAGCCCCCGCCGGTGTAACTAAATCTTTTCCAATTGTAACTGTTCCTAGTGCTTCCACTTTTCCTATTAGAATAGTTAATCCTTGTTCATAAAACAAGTTTGTAGTAGAATTAAAATTGAAATTGTTTAATGTTAAAATTTCTTGGTTCCATCCCCCAGTTGTATTATCATAATATGGTGCTTGCGCCCATTTACCTTCAAATTCCGTTGCAGGAACTGTAATTGTACTAGTGTATAAACCATCAACACTGACATTCTGGCCAAAACTTACTTTTATAGTCTTGGAGGCTGGAGATTGATAACCAGAAATTGGCTTAAAGGTAATGGTGTAATCCCCTACCGGCACACTGTCGAAGTGAAAGTATTTTTCAATGCCCACGAATGATGCAGTCCCTTCAATTACATAGGCGGCATTTTCATGATTAGTAGTTACAGTTATACTGCCTGTTCCCGCAGGTGCATTTTCTGGAATATAATTACCGGCAAAAATCAAAACACTCGATTTAGTAAGGGTTTTGGTAACAGCTGCTGGTGTTTTATAACCAGAAATAGAATGATAAGTGATAGTGTAACCGCCTGTATCAACATTGGTTTGTTCCCAATCTACAGAATTACCATTTAAATTTTTATTTTCGCCTGTAATAGTAAAAGAAGCATATTGGTTATTAGTATATACTTTTATCGTTCCGGTAGAACAACCACCATAATCTCCCTTAAGAGTCAGCACTTGACCTGCATTTAAATAGCCTGAGTCTTGCTGAGGTGTTG
This genomic interval from Desulfobacterales bacterium contains the following:
- a CDS encoding discoidin domain-containing protein, which gives rise to MKKYVFLLFLCLNILGCIDNIALNKPVFCSSYMDNYPAILAIDGDNNSTWNSGQYANGWIEIDLGCESSVEFVSLFVSQNPSGNTTHELYFGDSSRNYSLIYTFIGYTTDGQELKYTCSNAISNVRYVKVVTKHSPSWVSWKEIKVMGTNAEMEKIKEDQNFKGHLRYFGYHWGAGDHGGMSKNNYMSEFSDHCNFVFISGNEVKKLQEAKERNMKAILYCANYLFKKDETNTPIFIGDSIWDEYANIIAPYVDNILAFYPVDEPFLHGFTKELCKLGNDTIKKRFPSIPIIVTFAYKSMSENGWSIPEGYDWITFDIYKDFDDIKTGFEFLKKQINTNQKIFLTPEGCIISKPPSYISPTIYRQLEIVNKARQYYNLARMNKEVIGLFTFLWPSFSTENLVPSEEAEMAIGVRDMEIVKKEYQRIGREIINGGKP
- a CDS encoding radical SAM protein; this encodes MNILSPFQVNIELSTVCNYSCKHCAVSLPSYKGIVMNRENAFKIIDELSLMNYPPIVIGLSGHGESTILPWFEDLIIYIRKKISKVNIGFNTNGSNLGRIGKTIIMQKVDHITISVDGGTEETFDEIRGKGNFNRLMDNLSIFNEYKTNLKSTIPYICFAITLTNKSIFELEKIVNIAHTFNVKHIVTQPLTPYIDLNTEDFTLNKMTEQEKIVAYSSFCSARDLSKKLNIKFNSLNDDIFDEPKITWNEKNSSISKIESIPQTENDEKNYRLCLDQWNIMFIKPDGRFNTCCYRDSDISETMESHSLIDIWYNSYGLNQIRHNLITGNLDKVCKNCVVRSASDIPPKPPNNKVKRMLLYNFGHLIRQIKNKIARE